Proteins from a single region of Stutzerimonas stutzeri:
- a CDS encoding response regulator transcription factor, with amino-acid sequence MEQDTWRILIVEDDRRLAELTQEYLQSDGGFVVSIESDGACAAARIIEERPDLVVLDLMLPGEDGLSICRQVRDRYDGPILMLTARADDLDQVMGLETGADDYVCKPVRPRLLLARIRALLRRREAPEAPANAKRLQFGPLLIDSALREAWLREQQIELTGAEFDLLWLLTSNPGRILSREEIFAQLRGIEYDGQDRSIDVRISRIRPKIGDDPDHPRLIKTVRGKGYLFVSEAAVAMV; translated from the coding sequence ATGGAGCAAGACACGTGGCGGATTCTCATCGTCGAGGACGATCGACGGCTGGCTGAGCTGACGCAGGAGTATCTGCAGAGCGATGGCGGCTTCGTGGTGTCGATCGAGTCGGACGGTGCTTGCGCTGCTGCACGCATCATCGAGGAGCGGCCGGATTTGGTGGTGCTCGATCTGATGCTGCCCGGCGAGGATGGCCTGTCGATCTGCCGGCAGGTGCGTGATCGCTACGATGGTCCGATCCTCATGCTCACCGCGCGGGCCGACGACCTGGATCAGGTGATGGGGCTGGAAACCGGCGCCGACGACTATGTCTGCAAACCGGTGCGTCCACGTCTGCTGTTGGCGCGCATCCGTGCGCTGCTGCGCCGCCGCGAAGCACCCGAAGCCCCGGCCAATGCCAAGCGCCTGCAGTTCGGCCCGCTGCTGATCGACAGTGCGCTGCGCGAAGCCTGGCTGCGCGAACAGCAGATCGAACTGACCGGCGCCGAGTTCGATCTGCTCTGGCTGCTGACGTCCAACCCCGGACGCATCCTTTCCCGTGAAGAAATCTTTGCCCAACTACGCGGCATCGAGTACGATGGGCAGGATCGCTCCATCGATGTGCGTATTTCGCGCATCCGCCCGAAGATTGGTGATGATCCCGATCATCCGCGACTGATCAAGACGGTGCGCGGCAAGGGCTATCTGTTCGTTTCTGAAGCTGCCGTGGCGATGGTGTAG
- a CDS encoding ATP-binding protein — protein sequence MNSIFLRIYGGMLGVLVLVALLGAGGLHLLNQVRADDHRERLASGTFRLMAHNMSSMTPIERRQAANLWGRLLGIPLRVRTLDDVRLESRLEARLLRGQVLVEQIRPQSTTVFSLVSAQDRLVLTGEVEQISEQLARATIYLLIDEMIRYPEAEQPRRLAELKQARGFGFDLELLTRDNANLDDDQRRRLDEGDTVMALAHRGDAIRVFAAIAGTGWIMQLGPLYQMNPYPPQLLILIGLLGLSLIGLTVYLLVRQLEQRLSVLEGAATRIAAGNLETRVPDVGTDSVGRLAAAFNGMARHLQRLLAVQREMVSAVAHELRTPVARLRFGLEMTAEAQTDEARRKYLQGMDGDIDDLDALVDEMLVYSRLERGSPTLHFQQVDLGALVDQVIGELAPLRADVSVSRGECTTAADGSCWADAEPQYLRRALSNLITNAMRHAESRVQVSFAIDGQTVRLEVDDDGPGVPEADWEKVFTPFLRLDDSRTRASGGHGLGLSIVRRIIYWHGGRSQVGHSNLGGARFSLVWPRQHSN from the coding sequence ATGAATTCGATCTTCCTGCGCATCTATGGCGGCATGCTGGGGGTGCTGGTGCTGGTGGCGCTGCTCGGCGCTGGCGGCCTGCACCTGCTCAACCAGGTTCGCGCGGACGATCACCGCGAGCGCCTGGCCAGCGGCACCTTCCGTCTGATGGCGCACAACATGAGCAGCATGACGCCGATCGAACGGCGCCAGGCGGCGAACCTCTGGGGCCGGCTGCTGGGCATCCCACTGCGGGTGCGCACGCTGGATGACGTTCGCCTTGAAAGCCGGCTTGAGGCGCGTCTGCTGCGTGGGCAGGTGCTGGTCGAGCAGATCCGCCCGCAGAGCACCACGGTATTCAGCCTCGTCAGCGCGCAGGATCGACTGGTGCTCACTGGCGAAGTGGAGCAAATCAGCGAGCAGTTGGCGCGCGCCACCATCTATCTGCTGATCGATGAAATGATCCGCTATCCCGAAGCGGAACAGCCACGGCGCCTCGCTGAGCTGAAACAGGCGCGTGGTTTCGGCTTCGATCTGGAATTGCTGACCCGCGACAACGCCAACCTCGATGACGACCAGCGACGGCGACTGGACGAGGGCGACACGGTGATGGCGCTCGCCCATCGCGGAGATGCCATCCGCGTGTTCGCCGCTATCGCCGGGACCGGGTGGATCATGCAGCTCGGCCCGCTTTATCAGATGAATCCGTATCCGCCACAGCTACTGATCTTGATCGGCCTGCTCGGCCTGTCGCTGATCGGCCTGACGGTGTATCTGCTGGTGCGCCAGCTGGAGCAGCGCCTGAGCGTGCTGGAAGGTGCTGCGACGCGCATCGCCGCCGGTAATCTGGAAACCCGTGTGCCGGACGTCGGCACCGATTCGGTCGGGCGCCTGGCTGCGGCATTCAATGGCATGGCCAGGCATCTGCAGCGTTTGCTGGCCGTGCAGCGGGAGATGGTCAGCGCGGTGGCCCATGAGCTGCGCACACCCGTTGCACGTCTGCGTTTCGGCCTGGAAATGACTGCCGAGGCGCAGACCGACGAGGCCCGGCGCAAGTATCTGCAAGGCATGGATGGCGATATCGACGACCTCGATGCACTGGTCGACGAGATGCTGGTGTATTCGCGCCTGGAGCGCGGCTCGCCGACCCTGCATTTCCAGCAGGTAGACCTGGGCGCGCTGGTCGATCAGGTGATCGGTGAGCTGGCACCGCTCCGTGCCGACGTCAGCGTCAGCCGTGGAGAATGCACCACGGCAGCCGATGGCAGCTGTTGGGCAGACGCGGAGCCGCAGTATCTGCGCCGCGCCCTGAGCAACCTGATTACCAATGCCATGCGCCATGCCGAGAGTCGGGTGCAGGTCAGCTTTGCCATCGATGGGCAGACGGTGCGGCTGGAGGTGGACGACGACGGCCCTGGCGTACCCGAGGCCGATTGGGAAAAGGTATTCACTCCGTTCCTGCGCCTGGACGACAGCCGTACCCGTGCCTCGGGTGGGCATGGGCTGGGCTTATCCATCGTGCGGCGGATCATCTACTGGCACGGCGGCCGCTCCCAAGTGGGTCACAGCAACCTGGGCGGCGCCCGCTTCAGCCTGGTCTGGCCGCGCCAGCACTCGAACTGA
- a CDS encoding acyl-CoA dehydrogenase: MTLLWLLVLLLGIAVIAHLRVSPVPALVIVATYLIFMTAADTSGVVVFLLWLVLIAVAVPLLVADVRLKYFSGPMFDWFKKVLPPISATERDAIDAGTVWWDGELFSGRPNWDTLLGYPKARLTAEEQAFLDGPTETLCALVSEWDIAQRMDLPPAAWEYIKAEGFFALIIPKEYGGKGFSAYAHSQIVMKLATRSGDLASTVMVPNSLGPAELLMHYGTDEQRNHYLPRLANGTDIPCFALTGPYAGSDAGAMNDSGVICRGQWQGEEVLGLRLNWEKRYITLGPVATLLGVAFKTYDPDHLLGDEEELGISLALIPTDTPGVDIGRRHLPLGAAFMNGPNWGKDVFVPLEAIIGGSGMIGKGWMMLMNCLSVGRSISLPATGTSAAKVCSYVGGRYAQVREQFNVPLSAFEGIQEPLARIGGNAWLMDAARILTANAVDLGEKPSVLSAILKYHLTERGRDCITDAMDIHGGKGIILGPNNYLGRLWLSAPISITVEGANILSRNLMIFGQGAIRCHPFVLREMELVHEPDREAAVVKFDDLLMQHIGFAVSNTASTLLLGLSFGLMGRVPGTSVTQPYFRALNRIAAAFAMLADLSMMLLGGELKRRERLSARLGDVLSHLYLASAALKQFHDLGHPAEQEPLLRWALEDCLEKAESALQDVLANFPNRILGHLLHALVFPFGARHKGPSDVLDAEVAALLGRPEGDPAMESILNGMYRPHDPEQPLGALKHAFETIGASQDAAKKLAKALKAGAVKPIPGESPIDTALAAGVIDAAEAAQLRVAELARRKVIDVDDFAKEELELQEGRIR, from the coding sequence ATGACCCTGCTTTGGCTGTTGGTTCTACTGCTCGGCATCGCCGTAATCGCCCACCTGCGCGTGTCGCCGGTGCCCGCCCTGGTGATCGTTGCCACCTACCTGATCTTCATGACCGCTGCCGATACGTCCGGCGTAGTCGTCTTTCTGCTCTGGCTCGTGCTGATTGCAGTAGCGGTACCGCTGCTGGTCGCCGACGTGCGCCTGAAATACTTTAGCGGCCCGATGTTCGACTGGTTCAAGAAGGTGCTGCCGCCAATTTCCGCCACCGAGCGCGACGCCATTGACGCCGGCACCGTCTGGTGGGATGGCGAGCTGTTCAGCGGCCGGCCAAACTGGGACACCCTGCTCGGCTATCCGAAGGCGCGCCTGACCGCGGAGGAACAGGCCTTTCTCGACGGCCCCACTGAAACCCTCTGCGCACTGGTCAGCGAGTGGGACATTGCCCAGCGCATGGACCTGCCGCCTGCTGCCTGGGAGTACATCAAGGCCGAGGGTTTCTTCGCCCTGATCATTCCCAAGGAATACGGCGGCAAGGGCTTCTCCGCCTACGCCCACTCGCAGATCGTGATGAAACTCGCCACTCGCAGCGGAGACCTGGCCAGCACCGTGATGGTGCCCAACTCACTTGGCCCGGCCGAGCTGCTGATGCACTACGGCACCGACGAGCAACGCAACCATTACCTGCCGCGCCTGGCCAACGGCACCGACATCCCCTGCTTCGCCCTAACCGGCCCCTACGCCGGCTCCGACGCGGGCGCGATGAACGACAGCGGTGTGATCTGCCGCGGCCAGTGGCAGGGCGAAGAAGTGCTCGGCCTGCGACTGAACTGGGAAAAGCGCTACATCACCCTCGGCCCGGTCGCGACGCTGCTGGGCGTGGCGTTCAAGACCTACGATCCGGACCACTTGCTGGGCGATGAGGAAGAACTCGGCATCAGCCTGGCGCTGATCCCCACCGATACCCCCGGCGTCGACATCGGTCGCCGCCACCTGCCACTGGGCGCGGCATTCATGAACGGGCCGAACTGGGGCAAGGACGTCTTCGTGCCCTTGGAAGCCATCATCGGCGGCAGCGGCATGATCGGCAAAGGCTGGATGATGCTGATGAACTGCCTGTCGGTAGGCCGTTCCATTTCCCTGCCCGCAACCGGAACCAGCGCCGCCAAGGTCTGCAGCTATGTCGGTGGCCGCTATGCGCAGGTCCGCGAGCAGTTCAACGTTCCGCTCTCCGCCTTCGAAGGTATTCAGGAGCCGCTGGCACGCATCGGTGGCAACGCCTGGCTGATGGACGCGGCACGAATCCTCACCGCCAACGCCGTCGACCTGGGCGAGAAGCCCTCGGTTCTCTCAGCGATTCTCAAGTACCACCTCACCGAGCGCGGCCGCGACTGCATCACCGACGCCATGGACATCCACGGCGGCAAGGGCATCATTCTCGGACCGAACAACTACCTCGGTCGGCTGTGGCTGTCGGCGCCGATCTCCATCACCGTGGAAGGCGCCAACATCCTCTCGCGCAACCTGATGATCTTCGGCCAGGGCGCAATCCGCTGCCATCCGTTTGTGTTGCGGGAAATGGAACTGGTCCACGAGCCCGATCGCGAAGCAGCTGTTGTGAAATTCGATGACCTGCTGATGCAGCATATCGGCTTCGCCGTCAGCAACACCGCCAGCACCCTGCTGCTGGGTCTGAGCTTCGGCCTGATGGGGCGCGTACCGGGGACGAGCGTTACGCAGCCTTACTTCCGCGCACTCAACCGCATCGCTGCAGCATTCGCCATGCTGGCCGACTTGTCGATGATGCTGCTAGGCGGCGAACTCAAGCGTCGCGAACGGCTGTCGGCCCGCCTGGGCGACGTGCTCAGCCATCTCTACCTCGCCTCCGCGGCGCTCAAGCAGTTCCATGACCTTGGCCATCCGGCTGAACAGGAACCGCTGCTGCGCTGGGCGCTGGAGGATTGTCTGGAAAAGGCCGAATCCGCGCTGCAGGACGTGCTGGCCAACTTCCCCAACCGCATCCTCGGACACCTGCTGCATGCACTGGTCTTCCCGTTCGGCGCACGCCACAAAGGGCCATCGGATGTACTGGACGCTGAAGTCGCCGCCCTCCTCGGCCGCCCCGAAGGCGATCCGGCCATGGAGAGCATTCTCAACGGCATGTACCGCCCACACGATCCAGAGCAGCCGCTCGGCGCGTTGAAGCACGCCTTCGAAACCATCGGAGCCAGCCAGGATGCGGCGAAGAAGCTGGCTAAAGCGCTCAAGGCAGGCGCAGTGAAACCGATCCCAGGCGAAAGCCCGATCGACACAGCCCTCGCGGCAGGCGTCATCGACGCCGCCGAAGCCGCGCAATTGCGAGTAGCGGAATTGGCACGACGCAAAGTCATCGACGTTGACGACTTCGCCAAAGAGGAGCTGGAACTGCAGGAAGGTCGAATCCGCTGA
- a CDS encoding mechanosensitive ion channel family protein — MNWDALLNETFWINLAIVLGITIASFLVLRTILGIVTRRLSKLAVGSKRKFLGIAAELLSRTSNLLILAFSLLIALKTVELSPRWESTMSHGWFIALAFQFALWMDTGVRLWMESLTRDGKARNPVTTTIIGIMIRIVVWTMMLLSILANLGVDITAMIASLGVGGIAIALAVQTLLSDIFASLSIGVDKPFEIGDFVVFGEVAGNIEHIGLKTTRIRALSGEQVVIANADLLRQIVHNYKRMNTRRIVFKFGITYNTPTEKVKEVAALVKRIIEGIEAAKFDRAHFLGFDDSQLTFEVVYIMQVSDYNKYMDTQQEINLALLEGIREMDVQFAFPTRSVEFIGGSLPEITVAGVPQEKAAANQNAGDTDAPTRGAQSNA, encoded by the coding sequence ATGAACTGGGACGCCCTGCTAAACGAGACATTCTGGATCAACCTGGCGATCGTACTGGGCATCACCATCGCCAGTTTTCTAGTCCTGCGCACCATTCTTGGAATCGTGACCCGGCGCCTGAGCAAGCTTGCGGTAGGGTCGAAGAGGAAGTTTCTCGGGATCGCCGCGGAACTGCTTTCGCGCACCAGCAACCTTCTGATTCTGGCCTTTTCGCTACTCATCGCCTTGAAAACCGTCGAACTGTCGCCACGCTGGGAATCGACGATGTCCCACGGCTGGTTCATCGCCCTGGCGTTTCAGTTCGCATTGTGGATGGACACAGGCGTACGCCTGTGGATGGAAAGCCTGACCCGCGACGGCAAGGCGCGTAATCCAGTCACCACCACCATCATCGGCATCATGATCCGCATTGTGGTCTGGACCATGATGTTGCTATCAATCCTGGCCAACCTGGGCGTAGACATCACCGCCATGATCGCCAGCCTCGGCGTCGGTGGTATTGCCATTGCCCTGGCGGTGCAAACGCTGCTCAGCGACATCTTCGCCTCGCTATCCATTGGCGTGGACAAACCCTTCGAGATCGGCGACTTCGTGGTCTTCGGCGAAGTCGCCGGCAATATCGAGCACATCGGCTTGAAAACCACCCGTATTCGCGCGCTCAGCGGTGAGCAGGTGGTGATTGCCAACGCGGACCTGCTGCGCCAGATCGTGCACAACTACAAGCGCATGAATACCCGTCGGATCGTCTTTAAGTTCGGCATCACCTACAACACGCCGACCGAGAAGGTGAAAGAGGTGGCGGCATTGGTGAAACGCATCATCGAAGGCATAGAGGCCGCCAAGTTCGACCGCGCGCACTTTCTCGGCTTTGACGACAGCCAGCTGACCTTCGAGGTCGTCTACATCATGCAGGTCTCGGACTACAACAAGTACATGGATACCCAACAAGAGATCAACCTGGCCCTACTGGAGGGTATTCGAGAGATGGACGTGCAGTTCGCCTTTCCAACCCGCAGCGTGGAATTCATTGGCGGCAGCCTCCCGGAGATCACCGTGGCAGGGGTGCCGCAGGAAAAAGCGGCGGCCAATCAGAATGCGGGCGATACCGACGCACCAACACGCGGCGCGCAGTCAAACGCATAG
- a CDS encoding rhodanese-like domain-containing protein: MRTPAVFLIAAFSAAATAGEIEQRTAVQVLQQPDAVLIEVRTAEEFAQGALAGATRIETPDIAKRIGTLVPEKDTPVVLYCRSGRRSSAAQDVLEKLGYSQVINAGAYHELASILPSN, translated from the coding sequence ATGCGCACGCCCGCCGTTTTCCTGATAGCTGCCTTCAGCGCTGCCGCTACGGCAGGCGAAATCGAGCAACGCACCGCCGTTCAGGTGCTGCAACAACCTGATGCAGTGCTGATCGAAGTTCGCACCGCGGAGGAATTTGCTCAGGGTGCATTAGCAGGCGCCACACGCATCGAGACGCCAGATATCGCAAAACGCATCGGCACCCTGGTGCCAGAGAAGGACACGCCGGTGGTCCTCTACTGCCGCAGTGGCAGGCGTTCGTCGGCCGCCCAGGATGTCCTCGAAAAGCTCGGCTACAGCCAGGTCATCAATGCCGGCGCTTATCACGAACTCGCCTCGATATTGCCGAGCAACTGA
- a CDS encoding DUF1810 domain-containing protein: MAAPHDLQRFLDAQQTQYQQALEELHEGRKRSHWMWFIFPQLQGLGRSAMAQRYAISERSEALAYLQHPVLGPRLLACTEAMLKHGADSAQRILGSPDDLKFRSCMTLFAHTAPDPAPFEQALQTFFGSRADPITLKLLNGTAATP, encoded by the coding sequence ATGGCTGCCCCGCATGACCTGCAACGCTTCCTCGACGCCCAGCAGACGCAGTACCAGCAAGCGCTGGAAGAACTGCACGAGGGCCGTAAACGCTCACACTGGATGTGGTTCATCTTCCCCCAGCTGCAGGGGCTAGGCCGTAGCGCCATGGCGCAGCGCTACGCCATTTCGGAACGATCCGAGGCGCTAGCCTACCTACAGCACCCGGTGTTGGGGCCACGACTACTGGCCTGCACAGAGGCAATGCTCAAGCACGGCGCCGACAGTGCGCAACGGATCCTGGGTAGCCCGGACGACCTGAAGTTTCGCTCCTGCATGACCTTGTTCGCCCACACAGCCCCAGACCCCGCCCCGTTCGAGCAGGCGCTGCAGACATTCTTCGGTAGCCGGGCTGACCCGATCACTCTAAAACTTCTGAACGGCACCGCTGCAACTCCTTAG
- a CDS encoding nucleotidyltransferase family protein, with protein MHRLAQLRSIIAADPVRMRVLHQVKELGLPDCWVAAGFVRSAVWDYLHQRADFTPLPDIDVIWFEARAAGRASDAGIAACLRYSDGSLDWSVKNQARMHFRNGDQPYKSAADAMSHWPETATAVGVRLGMGDEIEVAAPLGLDDLFNLIVRPTARFQSEKRQTYLNRIASKNWIETWPRLTIL; from the coding sequence ATGCACAGACTTGCCCAGTTGCGATCCATCATCGCTGCCGACCCCGTCCGGATGCGCGTTCTGCATCAGGTGAAAGAGCTCGGATTGCCAGATTGCTGGGTAGCGGCCGGGTTCGTGCGCAGTGCAGTTTGGGATTACCTTCACCAACGCGCCGACTTCACCCCGCTGCCAGACATTGACGTCATCTGGTTCGAGGCTCGAGCGGCCGGTAGGGCCTCGGATGCCGGAATCGCAGCGTGCCTTAGGTATTCGGACGGCTCGCTCGACTGGTCGGTGAAAAACCAGGCACGCATGCACTTTCGCAATGGTGATCAGCCATACAAGTCGGCGGCAGATGCGATGAGCCATTGGCCAGAAACGGCCACTGCCGTGGGCGTGAGGTTAGGCATGGGCGATGAGATCGAGGTCGCAGCGCCGCTGGGGCTGGACGATCTATTCAACCTGATCGTCCGCCCTACTGCGCGTTTTCAAAGCGAGAAACGACAAACCTATCTGAATCGTATCGCCTCGAAGAACTGGATCGAGACCTGGCCTAGGCTAACCATTCTTTAA
- a CDS encoding HD-GYP domain-containing protein has translation MKLTTKSGKHSDTLLVPTRRRVAAANLELGMFVCELDRPWNETNFAFQGFPLLTPGEIRAVRKCCMYVYVDDTRRVLLQHGVPAAPGAPRMRKQPERVHHALCTEVEEARAAYLDGSQLIEQVLADVQHGRVIDTRACHGAVKRNLESMLRNESAMLWLIRLKSKDLYTSLHCLSVSIMAMGFGNHLGLHDDKLQLLGMAGLLHDVGKMRIDPEILNKPGKLTPQEFEVIKRHPAYGLEALRAQPGIPEAALQAAYGHHERLDGTGYPLGSGAAQISYMTRIITIIDAFDAITSHRAYDCARPVQSAFEILRSAAGAQFDEDLVHEFIRWLGAFPVGTLVELHTGEVAVVVEKHQQFQLRPRVVVLRDAAKQRCAPRYLDLAQITVDEAGTPYRISTGLPDGSFGLHIADPELQSILHPEALADFELHV, from the coding sequence ATGAAACTGACCACCAAGTCAGGCAAGCATAGCGATACCTTGTTGGTGCCGACCCGTCGCCGGGTTGCTGCTGCCAACCTGGAATTGGGCATGTTCGTCTGCGAGTTGGATCGGCCATGGAATGAAACGAACTTCGCGTTCCAGGGGTTTCCACTGCTGACCCCCGGTGAAATTCGCGCGGTGCGCAAATGCTGCATGTACGTTTACGTCGACGATACTCGGCGCGTCCTGCTGCAGCACGGCGTGCCAGCTGCGCCAGGCGCGCCACGTATGCGCAAGCAGCCGGAGCGCGTGCATCATGCGCTCTGCACTGAGGTAGAAGAGGCGCGCGCAGCGTATCTGGATGGCTCCCAGCTGATCGAACAGGTACTTGCCGATGTCCAGCACGGACGGGTGATCGATACTCGGGCTTGCCACGGCGCGGTCAAGCGTAACCTGGAGAGCATGCTGCGCAACGAAAGCGCGATGCTTTGGTTGATTCGGCTAAAGAGCAAGGATCTATACACCAGCCTGCACTGCCTATCGGTTTCGATCATGGCGATGGGGTTCGGCAATCACCTCGGGCTGCATGATGACAAGCTGCAGTTGTTGGGGATGGCCGGATTGCTGCACGACGTTGGCAAGATGCGTATCGACCCTGAAATTCTCAACAAACCCGGCAAGCTCACGCCGCAAGAGTTCGAGGTGATTAAGCGGCATCCGGCCTATGGTCTAGAGGCGCTCAGGGCGCAGCCGGGTATTCCCGAGGCTGCGTTGCAGGCTGCATACGGTCATCACGAGCGCCTCGACGGCACGGGGTATCCGTTAGGCTCCGGTGCCGCGCAGATTTCCTACATGACGCGCATCATCACCATTATCGATGCATTCGATGCAATTACGAGTCATCGGGCCTACGATTGCGCGCGCCCCGTGCAGTCGGCGTTCGAGATTCTGCGTAGTGCCGCCGGTGCGCAGTTCGACGAGGATCTCGTGCACGAATTCATTCGCTGGCTGGGTGCATTCCCGGTGGGCACGCTGGTGGAGCTGCACACCGGTGAAGTGGCTGTGGTAGTGGAAAAGCACCAGCAGTTCCAGCTGCGGCCGCGAGTCGTGGTGCTGCGTGATGCCGCGAAGCAGCGTTGCGCACCTCGTTATCTGGACCTGGCGCAGATAACGGTGGACGAGGCGGGGACGCCGTATCGAATCTCCACCGGTTTGCCGGATGGCTCTTTCGGGTTGCATATCGCCGATCCTGAGCTGCAATCGATCCTGCACCCGGAGGCGCTGGCGGACTTCGAACTGCACGTCTGA
- a CDS encoding crotonase/enoyl-CoA hydratase family protein, producing MSELVSYQFEDGVATLTLCNGKVNALSPAVFEALNAALDRAEQDRAVVIISGQPGILSGGYDLKVMTSSPQNAMTLVATGSTFTRRMLAHPFPIIVACPGHAIAKGAFLLLSADYRIGVEGPFHIGLNEVQIGMTMHHAGIELARDRLRKSAFHRSVINGEMFDPAGAVDAGFLDKVVPAGELLAVAKASAEQLKKINMVAHKNTKLKVRKALLETLDQAIALDQQHFG from the coding sequence ATGAGTGAGCTGGTCTCCTACCAATTCGAAGACGGCGTCGCCACGCTGACGCTATGCAATGGCAAGGTCAACGCTCTTTCGCCTGCCGTGTTCGAGGCGCTCAACGCCGCGCTGGATCGCGCCGAGCAGGACCGTGCCGTCGTGATTATCAGCGGGCAGCCAGGCATCCTGTCCGGCGGCTACGATCTGAAGGTCATGACGTCGAGCCCGCAGAACGCCATGACGCTGGTCGCTACCGGTTCGACCTTCACCCGCCGGATGCTGGCGCACCCGTTCCCGATCATCGTGGCGTGCCCGGGGCATGCGATCGCCAAGGGTGCCTTCCTGCTGTTGTCCGCCGATTACCGCATTGGTGTCGAAGGGCCATTCCATATCGGCCTCAATGAAGTGCAGATCGGCATGACCATGCACCATGCCGGCATCGAGTTGGCGCGCGACCGTCTGCGCAAGTCGGCCTTCCATCGCTCGGTGATCAACGGCGAGATGTTCGACCCGGCTGGCGCGGTGGATGCCGGTTTCCTCGACAAGGTAGTGCCGGCCGGTGAGTTGCTGGCAGTCGCCAAAGCCTCGGCCGAGCAACTGAAGAAGATCAACATGGTGGCGCACAAGAACACCAAGCTCAAAGTGCGCAAGGCGCTGCTGGAAACACTGGATCAGGCGATCGCGCTGGACCAGCAGCACTTCGGCTGA
- a CDS encoding aspartate aminotransferase family protein, with translation MSAPHTPVERADFDQVIVPTFAPAAFVPVRGLGSRVLDQSGRELVDFAGGIAVNALGHAHPAMVAALTEQAGKLWHISNIYTNEPALRLAKKLTAATFADRAFFCNSGAEANEAAFKLARRYAHDVYGPQKFEIISALNSFHGRTLFTVTVGGQSKYSDGFGPKIEGITHVPFNDLDALKAAISDKTCAVVLEPIQGESGILPGDQAYLEGARQLCNEHNALLIFDEVQTGLGRTGELFAYMHYGVTPDILTNAKSLGGGFPIGAMLTTNEIAAHLSVGTHGTTYGGNPLACAVAETVLDIVNTPQVLEGVKARHERFKARLMQIGERYGVFSLVRGRGLLIGCVLSDAWKGKAGAFCAAAEKEALMVLQAGPDVLRLAPSLVIDEADIDEGLDRLERAVATLTQA, from the coding sequence ATGTCCGCCCCGCACACCCCGGTAGAACGTGCCGATTTCGACCAGGTCATTGTTCCCACCTTCGCCCCAGCAGCCTTCGTACCGGTACGTGGCTTGGGCTCGCGAGTATTGGATCAGAGCGGGCGAGAACTGGTGGATTTCGCTGGCGGCATCGCGGTCAATGCACTAGGCCATGCGCATCCGGCGATGGTCGCGGCGCTGACCGAGCAGGCTGGCAAGCTCTGGCACATCTCCAACATCTACACCAACGAGCCGGCGCTGCGCCTAGCGAAGAAGCTGACGGCAGCGACCTTCGCCGACCGCGCGTTCTTCTGCAATTCTGGCGCGGAAGCCAACGAGGCAGCATTCAAGCTGGCCCGTCGTTACGCCCATGACGTCTACGGTCCGCAGAAGTTCGAGATCATTTCCGCGCTGAACAGCTTCCACGGCCGGACCCTGTTCACCGTCACGGTAGGCGGGCAGTCGAAGTACTCCGACGGCTTCGGGCCAAAGATCGAAGGGATTACCCATGTACCCTTCAACGATCTCGACGCTTTGAAGGCTGCGATTTCCGACAAGACCTGCGCGGTGGTGCTGGAGCCGATCCAGGGCGAGAGCGGCATCCTGCCGGGCGACCAGGCCTATCTGGAAGGCGCGCGCCAGCTGTGCAACGAGCACAACGCACTGTTGATCTTCGACGAGGTGCAAACAGGCCTCGGTCGTACCGGCGAGCTGTTCGCCTACATGCACTACGGTGTCACGCCGGACATCCTGACCAACGCCAAGAGCCTGGGCGGCGGCTTCCCCATCGGCGCGATGCTGACCACCAATGAAATCGCTGCACACCTGAGCGTCGGCACCCACGGCACCACTTATGGCGGCAATCCGCTGGCCTGCGCGGTTGCCGAGACGGTGCTGGATATCGTCAATACGCCGCAAGTGCTCGAAGGCGTCAAGGCGCGGCACGAGCGTTTCAAGGCCCGGCTGATGCAGATCGGCGAGCGCTATGGTGTATTCAGCCTGGTGCGTGGCCGTGGCCTGCTGATCGGCTGTGTGCTGAGCGATGCCTGGAAAGGCAAGGCCGGTGCCTTCTGTGCTGCAGCGGAGAAGGAAGCACTCATGGTGCTGCAGGCCGGCCCCGATGTGCTGCGCCTGGCACCGAGCCTGGTTATCGACGAAGCTGATATCGACGAAGGGCTGGATCGCCTCGAGCGCGCCGTTGCGACGCTGACCCAGGCCTGA